TGGCCAAGGAACGCGGGCTGCCCGTGGTGCTGGTGGGCCACGTGACGAAGGACGGCTCGGTCGCGGGTCCGCGCGTGCTGGAGCACCTCGTCGACGTCGTGCTGCAGTTCGAGGGCGACAAGCATTCGACGCTGCGCATGGTGCGCGGCATCAAGAACCGCTTCGGCGCGGCCGACGAGATCGGCTGCTTCGAGCTCACCGAGGGCGGCATCGTCGGCGTGCCCGACCCGTCCGGGCTGTTCATGAGCCGCACCGCCGAACCGGTGCCGGGCACGGCCATCACGGTCGCCATGGAGGGCAAACGGCCACTGCTGGGCGAGGTGCAGGCGCTGGTGTCGAGCACGAGCATGCCGCAGCCCCGGCGCGCGGTGAGCGGCCTCGACTCCTCGCGCGTGGCGATGGTCCTCGCCGTGCTGGAGAAACGCGGCCGGCTGAAGCTGGGTGACAAGGACGTCTACGTCGCCACGGTCGGTGGGATGAAGATCACCGAACCCTCGATCGACCTGGCGCTGGTCCTGGCGCTCACGTCGTCGATGCACGACGTCGCGTTGTCCCAGCGCCTGGTCGCCGTCGGCGAGGTCGGGCTGGCCGGCGAGGTGCGGCGGGTGCCCAACGTCGCGCGCCGCCTCGCGGAGGCCGCGCGGCTCGGCTACACCCACGCCCTGGTGCCACCCGACTCCGGCAAGCTGCCCGACGGCATCCGCGCCCTAGAGGTCGGCGACGTCGCCAGTGCGCTCAACGCCGCCAACCACGCGAAGTGATCACGACCCGAATTCGCT
The sequence above is a segment of the Amycolatopsis sp. 2-15 genome. Coding sequences within it:
- the radA gene encoding DNA repair protein RadA; this encodes MVKKTSTVYRCAECGHEAAKWLGRCPECQAWGSLEERGGVKPAITRVAAGAPSAPARPIGEVDVETARAKATGVSELDRVLGGGLVPGAVVLLAGEPGVGKSTLLLEVAFQWAKTAGRSLYVTGEESAGQVRLRAERTGNVHGEMFLAAESDLSAVLGHVDAVKPGVLIVDSVQTMASPLVEGSPGGVTQVRAVAAGLVALAKERGLPVVLVGHVTKDGSVAGPRVLEHLVDVVLQFEGDKHSTLRMVRGIKNRFGAADEIGCFELTEGGIVGVPDPSGLFMSRTAEPVPGTAITVAMEGKRPLLGEVQALVSSTSMPQPRRAVSGLDSSRVAMVLAVLEKRGRLKLGDKDVYVATVGGMKITEPSIDLALVLALTSSMHDVALSQRLVAVGEVGLAGEVRRVPNVARRLAEAARLGYTHALVPPDSGKLPDGIRALEVGDVASALNAANHAK